Part of the Marinobacterium rhizophilum genome is shown below.
GGCGACGCCGCTGGGCGTTTTTCTGTCCTGGGTGCTGGTGGCCAGGGTGAATCCGGTGGCTTTTGGCTGGGCGCTGCCATTGCACCTGTATCCGCTGTACTGGCTGCAGGTCTGGTTGCTGTGCCTGTTGATCGGCGGCGTGACCGGGGTGCTGATGGCAAGCCCGGTGCGGCTGGAGACGCTGAGCAATGACTAGGCAGCGGGCTGTCGGCGCCTATTGCCTGGGCTGCATGCTGCTGGCGGGTTGCGAACCGCCGCCGACCGATGCGCTGTCCGGGCTGCTGTCCGCGCCGGTTGCCCCAACGGCTGTTTTTGCCCAGGCCCGACCTGGCACGGGGATCACGCTGCCGCAGGACCTTGGCAGTCACCCGGCCTACCGGCTGGAGTGGTGGTACTTGACGGCGAATCTGCACAGTGCGGCGGGGGATGCCTTCGGCGTGCAGTGGACGCTGTTTCGCGCGAGTACGCGCGGGCGCAATAAGGAGTTTGAAGGCGAGCCGCGCCCTGTCGGCTGGTACAGTGATGAACTCTGGCTGGCCCACGCGGCGCTGAGTCAGCCCGGGCAGCACCGCTTTGTATCCCGGCTGGCCCGCGGTGGCAGCGGCCAGGCGGGGGCGACGGCGCAACCCTTCGCCGCCTGGATCGATGACTGGCAGCTGGCTGCAGCGGCTCGGGATGCACAGTCTCACGAGGGCGGGCAGGGCTGGACGCTGCAGGCCCATGGCGACGATTTCGCCTACCGGCTGCACCTGCTACCGAGCCTGGCGCCGGTGCTGCACGGCGATAATGGCTTTAGCGCCAAGTCGGTGCAGGGCGGCGGTTCGATGTATTTCAGCTATCCGGGGCTTGCTGTCAGCGGTGATCTGACCGTCGATGGCGTGACCCATGAGGTCAGCGGTCAGGGCTGGTTTGATCGTGAGTGGAGCAGTCAGCTGCTGCAGCCGGATCAGCAGGGCTGGGACTGGCTGGCCTTGCATCTTGACGATGGCCAGCGGCTGATGCTGTTCCGGGTGCGGGGGGAGACACCGTTTTATGCCGCCAGCCTGATACAGGCCGATGGCAGCGCCCAGGCGCTGGCGGCCGATGAGTTCGTCCTGGCGCCGCTGGGCTACCGCGACAGCCAGCGTGGCCCGGTGCCGGTGCGCTGGCGGGTCGAGCTGCCTGGCCGGGGGATAGAGCTGGAGGTCAGCTCCTGGCCCGGCGATTACTGGAATCCGGGGCGGCTGAGCTACTGGGAGGGGCCGGTACAGGTGAACGGCAGTCACCAGGGGGAAGGCTATCTGGAGATGACCGGATACGGCGACTGAGGCTGCGGCTTGTTGGTGCGCTGGCAGGGGGATAGAACTGGAGGTCAGCTCCTGGCCCGGCGATTACTGGAACCCGGGGCGGCTGAGCTACTGGGAGGGGCCGGTACAGGTGAACGGCAGTCACCAGGGGGAAGGCTATCTGGAGATGACCGGATACGGCGACTGAGGCTGCGAGATGTTACCGTCTCGGGTTATGCTGGCGACCATCTTTAGTGATTGATGGCGCCTTGCGGCTCCATCCTGCCCAGAGACCGGTTTCCCATGGCGTTATTTCTGCAACTTGGCTGGTTTTTTCGCGAGCACTGGCGTACCTATGGCCTGGCGCTGTTGATGCTGGCGGGCGTCGCGGTGCTGAACATGAGTGTGCCCTGGCTGATCGGCCGCGCCATCGATGCACTGCTGCAGGCTCCCGCCGATACCGGGCCCGTCACGCCGACCAGTCATTACCTGCTGGCCCTGACGGGGTTGGGACTCGCGGTTTATCTGCTGCGCATGGGCTGGCGACTGATTCTGTTTGGTACTTCCTACCGTCTTGGCAACCTGCTGCGGGCGCGTTTCTATCAGCGCCTGACGCGCCAGGGCCAGGCCTTTTACAACGCCCACAACACGGGCGACCTGATGGCCCGTGCCACTAACGATATCGATGCCATCGAGCTGGCCGCCGGTGAAGGCGTGCTGTCGGGTTTTGATGGCCTGCTAACCCTCGTGCTGGTGCTGCTGATGATGTTTGTGGTCATCGACTGGCGCCTGGCGCTGGTGGCGCTGATACCGTTTCCCTTTATGGCACTGGCGTTCTATCGCATTTCCAGTGCAGTGCACCATCACTTTCAGCAGGCGCTGGAGCAGTTCTCGCGCCTGAATGACCGCACCCAGGAAGCCCTGGCCGGCATCCGGCTGGTCAAGGCCATGGGGCGTGAAACGGTGGAAGCCCGCGCTTTCTGCGATATCGCCGAGGAGGCGGCGGCGAGCAACTTCAGGGTGGCGCGCAGCGAAGCCCTGTTCGAACCGGTGATCTTTCTGTGCATGGCGGCGGCGCTGGCGCTGAGTGTGGGTTTCGGTGCCTGGCTGATCGTGCAGCAGGCGCTGAGCGTCGGTGCCCTGGCCAGCTTTATCATGTACCTGGGCCAGCTGATCTGGCCGATGTTTGCGTTTGGCTGGCTGCTTAATATCGTGGAGCGCGGCAGCGCGGCCTTCAAGCGCGTCGACAGCCTGCTGCGCCAGCCAGACAGCGTCGTGGCGCGTGGTACGCACTTGCCATCCGGGGCGGCTATCCGGTTGCAGCAACTGAGCTTCAGCTATCCCGATAGCCCGCAGCTGGCCCTGCGACAAATTGATCTGAACCTGGCGGAGGGCCAGGTACTGGGCATCGTCGGGCCGACAGGCGCCGGCAAGAGCACACTGATTCAGTTGCTGATGCGGTACTGGGACGCGCAGCAGGGCACGCTCGAGCTCGGCGGTGTCGAGATCGCCCGGCTTGAGCTGGCGGCGGTGCGTGGCGCCTTTGCCTACGTGCCTCAGGATGCCTTTTTGTTCAGCATCAGCATTCGGGACAACATCGCCCTGGCCCGGCCTGATGCCAGCCAGGCGGAGATCGAGGACGCGGCGCGTATCGCCTCGATTCACGAGGACATTATGGGGTTTGCACAGGGGTACGAGACGCCGGTGGGTGAGCGTGGCGTAACGCTCTCGGGTGGACAGCGCCAGCGCCTGGCCATCGCCCGGGCGCTGCTGACCCGGGCGCCGGTACTGGTACTGGACGACGCACTCTCGGCGGTGGATGTGCATACCGAAAGGCGTATCCTGGGGCACCTGAGACGCAATGTTGGCGGCCAGAGCTGCATCCTGATCAGCCACCGCCTGTCGGCGGTACGCCATGCTGACGAGATCCTGGTGCTGTCCCATGGTGGCGTGCTGGAGCGCGGCAATCATGCGGCCTTGCTGGCCGAGGATGGCTGGTATAGCCGCATGCATGCGTATCAGCAATTGGAAGCGTCACTCGATGCCAGGGACCAGGAGGCGCAAGGATGAGTGCATCACGGCAGGGTCGGCCTGATGGGTGCCCAATAGCGTCTACCAATGGCAACTGGAGCTTGGACAGGTTGCTGGATGCCAGGGACCAGGAGACGCAAGGATGAGTGCATCAAGGCAGGGTCAGACTGATGGGTGCTCAATAGCGGCTACCAATGGCAACTGGAGCTTGGACAGGTTGCCGGATGCCAGGGACCAGGAGACGAAGCCATGAGCGCGGCCGGGGACGACGAATTGCAAGCGGTGCCGGACAAGCGCGGTGCCTTTCGCCTGCTGAGCGAGTACGTGGTGCGGGACAAACCGCTGCTGATCAAGGCACTGCTGTTGCTGTTGCTGGCGACTGCGGCGGACGTGGCGGGCCCGCTGCTGCTCAAGGTCTTTATCGATGATCATCTGCTGCAAAACGATTTTGAGCTGCGAGGACTGCTGCTACTGCTGCTGGGGTACTTGCTGACCCAGGTCGCGGCGGCCTGGCTGCGCTACCAGCAAACGCTGCGTTTTTGTGACATGGCGCTGGCGGCCGTACTGGATATCCGCGAACGGGTCTTCGCCCATGTCTTGCGCCTGCCCATGGCGTTTTACGACCGTGCCATGACCGGTCAACTGGTCAGCCGGATCACCAACGATACCGAGGCCATCAAGGATCTGTACGTGCAGTTCCTGTCGGTGGTGCTGACCAACGTCATTTTGCTGGCGGGCATTATCATCGCGATGGGGCTGCTGAATGTACAGCTGATGCTGATTGCGCTCTGCCTGGTGCCGGCGGTGGTGGGCGTGATCTATGTCTACCAGCGGCTCAGTGGCGCGGCGGTGGGGCACACGCGCCAGCTGCGGTCCGAGATCAATGCCAGTATCAGTGAATCCATTGCCGGCATGGGGGTGATTCAGGCCGGCAACCAGCAGCAGCGTTTCGCGGCGCAGTTCGAGGGGCTGAATGGCCAGTATTACGATGCCCGCATGCGCACCGTGCGGGCCGGCGCCCTGCTGTTGCGCCCGGCGATTGATCTGCTGAGTGTGCTGGTGCTGGTGGCCGTGGTCTGGGGCTTTGGCCTGCAACTGGTCAGTGGCGTCGCCGAGGTCGGTGTGCTCTATGCCTTTCTCAACTACCTGAGTCGTTTTACCGAACCGCTGGCGGAAATCACCCAGCGCTTCAACCTCTACCAGCAGGCCATGGTCGCTGGGAGCCGCGTACACCAGTTGATACAGGAAGGCGAGCAGCGCTACCAGGCGGGCGATGCCCGTATCAGTGCCGGGGCCATCAGCGTACGAAACCTGGAGTTTCACTATCAGGCCGGCAAGCCGGTGCTGCGGCGGTTGTCGCTTGAGGTGCCGGCCGGTGGTTTCGTCGCCGTGGTGGGACATACCGGCAGCGGCAAGAGTACCTTGCTGAATTTGCTGCTGAACTTCTACACACCCAGTGGGGGCGAGATCCGGCTGGATGATCAGCCGATCGCCCGGCTGAGCCAGGATGCGCTGCGTGGCGGTATCGGCCTGATTCCGCAGGAGCCCTTTGTGCTGGCCGCCAGCATCCGGGACAACATCGACATGGGCCGCAATCTTGACCAGGCGGCGATTGAAGATGCTGCCCGCCAGGCTCATCTGCACAGCCTGATCGAGGCCATGCCCGAGGGCTACCAGACGCTGCTGGGAGAGCGGGGAACGCGGCTGTCCACCGGCCAGCGCCAGCAGCTGATCATTGCCCGGGCGCTGGCCGCCTCGCCGCGTATTCTGCTGCTGGACGAGGCCACGGCCAACGTGGACAGTGAAACCGAGCAGGTGGTGCAGCAGGCGCTGAATGCATTGCACGGCAAGGTGACACTGGTGGTGGTGGCGCACCGCTTGTCCACCATTCGCCATGCCGACCGGATTCTGGTGCTGTCCCACGGCGAGGTTGCCGAGGCCGGCACCCACGCGCAACTGCTGGCCAAACCCGACGGCCTCTATGGCTCCATGTATCGTCTGCAGCGGCAGGCGCGGCGGGTGGCCGAAGCGGAAGATGGCGGCTGAGCGGACAGGGTCGTGATCAGGCCTGGCGGACCGAGGAGCTGCGGGTCAGGTGCGCAGTGACCTGGTGCAGCGCCGCCCGGTCCGGCGGGAACGCCAGCGCCTGTTCGGCCCGGGCCAGCGCCAGCTGGGCATGCTCCAGGCTGAGCTGCTGCATCTCGGTGTGGCCGCTGGCCGCGAGCGATGCAAAGGCCTTTTGCAGCCGCAGGGCGACCTCCAGGTTGGCGGCACCGTCCCGGGCAATCGGGGTGAAGGCATCGTCAAACAGATCCCGCAGTCCCAGTTCCGGCACGGCGACCCGGTCGTACAGGGTCGCGCCGCGCTCCTCGTCGCTGACAGGGCGTGCCCAGAGGGCGAACAGCCGTACCAGGGAGCCAATCACGTCGATGGCGGTACCGGGGTCGTTCACCGCCGGGGACAGGGCTCTGCCGGCAATTTCCGCCAGTACAATCAGGCCAAAGCGGGGGTCTTCATCGAAGGTGCGATCCGGCTGGACTCGAAAGGCACAGGCAATCTCGCTCGTGCTCCAGGGTTTGGCGTCATTTTCCGTGGTGCAACCCGTTTGCGCCGCAGGGTCTTGCGAGACCTGGGCCAGGGCCCGGCCGGGGCCGACAAAACTGCCGGGCAGACAGCACAGGCTGATACGCAGTTGCGAGGCTGCTGCAAGCGCCTGCAGTGCGGCCAGGTCGACAATCTGCACGTACCCGATGCTGTCGCTGTAAACCGGCTGGGCATCGGGAGCCAGAGGTGCCAGCGCGATCCCTCTGAGGGTGGGTGCGCAATGCCGGCGCGCAAGCGCCCTGGCAGCGGCCTGCTCGGCTTTCCTGACGGTGCTGCCCAGGCGTCCCAGGCGGGCAATGGAGTCCACCCAGCGCACGAAGGTCACGACGACGATGGCAAAGACCAGCAGCGTCAGCACGAAAAGGGCGAAATACCCGGCCCGGCCGTAGTAGCCATTTTGCAGTGCGACCAGCGCGACGATGCTGAAGATAAAGGCGCCGATAAAGGCCGACAGTGCGTTCTGGGACTCGTCATCCGAGATCACCAGGCTGAAGGTGCGTGGCGTGGCGGTATTGCTGGCCGAGGCATAGGCCGACACCATGGAAGCGACGGCGAAGGTGGCGATCACCAGCATGCTGGAGGCAATAATACTGAGCAGCGTATCGATCGACGTCGGTGAGATGTCCGGCACCAGGCCGGTGAGGTCCGTGTAATCCGCCAGCTTGGCGACGAAAACCAGCAGAATCGACAACATGCAGATCAGCAGGGGTTTGACCCAGAGCCGCTCGCTGATGCGGTTGAGGATAAATCTCAGACGGTCATGCATAGGCTGTCATTCTGCAGCGTCCTGAAAGTAAGGCGATACCCGCAAAGCGTAGCAGGCGGTTAGCGGATCGTGGTCTGGTCAGTCATCCGGCTTCGCAGCAACAGCGGGAATGGCCTTGAGGTAGGCGGCGATGGCGCTGCGGTCCGAACCAGACAGCCTGGCGGTATTTTCCACCACCTCGGCCATGGAGCTGCCCACGACATCGTATTCGGGGGTGAAGCCCGACGACAGGTACTCGGCGATATCGTTTTCACTCCAGTCGGCCAGGCCGCTGGCGTGGGGACTGATATTGGGAATGCTGCCGTCACCGTCCGGATTGGCGGCGCCACCGAGCCAGCGGCTGTAATCGGTGGCACCCAGGGCGTTGCGGGGCGAGTGGCACTCGCCGCAGTGCCCGGGGCCTTCCACCAGGTAGCGGCCACGCAGCAGACTGGTGTCGGTATCGTCCAGCGCGATAACGGGGTCGGTTCTCAGGTAGAGCTGTTTCCAGAGCCCAAGGCCACGGCGCACGGAGAACGGGAAGCCGAGTTCGTGGGGCTCGTTGGCCCGGTTAACCGCCGGCAGGGTATCCATAAAGGCCTTGAGGTCGGCAATATCCTGCAGCGTCATGCGGCTGTAGGAGCTGTAGGGAAAAGCCGGGTAGTAGTGCTCTCCCTCGGGGGATATGCCTTTTAGCAGGGCGTTGGCAAAGTCGGCATCGGACCAGCTGCCGATACCGGTGGCCGTGTCGGGGCTGATATTGGGTGCGACAAAGGTGCCAAAGTCGGTGCTGAATCGCTGGCCACCACCCAGGGGCGGTATACCGTCGTCATCGGTCTGCTCGTAGTCCGCGGGCTTGTGGCAGGATGCACAGCCACCGACGTGAAAAACGGCGGCACCGCGTTCCGGGTTGCCCGGCACCGATACCAGGGCGTTAGCGGATATGGCGGCCTGGGGGGCACTGAGTATCCAGAGTCCGGCAGCGATCCCTGCTGTCGTTAGCAGGGCGACGTTTAAGCACAGTTTCATGGTGATCAGTCCTGTAGAACAGGGCATTGCCGATACATGTCACCGATGCCCGATGCCCGATGCCCGCGGCCGGGACCGGGGCATTGGGTCAGGCGAGCCTTGGGGCTTGTGTGGGCTTAACCTTCTTCTTTCTTGGCGCGGAAATCCGTGTGGCAGCCCTTGCAGCCATCGCCGACGGCCTTCATGCCACCGCGCAGGCTATCGAGATCCTTGCCGGCGACGGTGGCAAAGTTCTCCAGCGCGCTGGTGAGGGCATCCTGTTTTTCGAGCACCTTGGGGAAGGTGCTCCACATTTCCGGCAGTGCGCGGGTCATTTCGTCGAGCCCGGCATCCGCCTTGCTGCTGCCCTCGGGCCACATCTGGCTGTTATTCATCTTGGCCAGGGCCAACAGGTTCTGGGCCGCGCTGGCCGCGATCTCCGGGTCGTACTCGGTATTGCCCTTGGCCATCTCACCCACGAGCCCCAGATTGAACGAATACAGCTGCATGAAGGACTGCCGGGCTTCTATTACCTTTTCAACATCCTGTGCAAAAACAGCGCTGCTGCCCAGGGCAGAGACCGTTGCCACGGCTGCGACAATTCCCTTTAGTTTGATCATGAACTCTCTCCGCAGATTGGCGGGGCCTTTGGACCCCTTTCAAATACAGCAGTCAAATTACATCGAAACAGGGGAAAGTCACAGCCCCCAGTTGCAATGAGTTGCACCGAGCCGTTCAGGCGGCGGTCCACTGTTTCATTCTGGCTTCGGATATTGCCACTGCGTCGTCGCTGAAGGCTTCCGGGTTGCGAAGAATCACGGCTTCCAGTGCAAAGTCCGCCAGACCCATATCAACCAGGGTAACGTACCCCTCGGGATCGGCGGGGCGGTTGAGTGCCCGGTCTACGGCACTGATGATGCCGTGGCGCTTGATCAGCTGCCAGGTGCTGGAGGCGCGGGTCTTCTTGCCGTTTCTGGCGCTGAGGACTTCTTCATAGGCGTAGATGGCGCCAACGGCTTGCTTTTCGACATCAGATTCGGCGCCGTAGGCTTCGGCCCGCAGCTGCACGGCCCACTGCCGGGCTTCCAGTGCCAGATCATCTCGACCGCGGTCGGCGCAGTTCCTGGCGAATATTTCACATTTTTCCGGTGTTTTTATATTCGTGACTCGGTCGTCCATAGGTTGCTTTACCCCCAGTTGGCAGCTGCCGACAAGGGTGCCGGCAGGACTGCATCAGCCGCTGCAAGACAGCGTGCCTGATCGCGCCAGGGTTCCCCGACGCCATTTCACTATACGGGCATTGGTTGCGCAATGCAGCCCGGATGCGCTGGCCGCCAGGCCTGAACACTTTCATTGCGCCGGGCGCCGAACTAATTGGGATTCGTGCAATCTATTGAATCTGCACCGGTATTTAATCTGATGGTCGGAGCCTGGAACGGACGTGAAGGCATTACTCTACAGCCTGACATTGCTGCTTTTTTCTCTGGGCGCGCACGCGTCCGAGCAGCGCCGCGACGAGGCTCTGCCGGCCAGTCATGTTGATATCAGTATCCCGGCTGCAGTGGTGGATCCGACGCCGGTAAGCGGTGCGGACCGGCTGCCTGCAGCCATAGCGATCCCGCCCCTGTTCGACCTGGCGGGGGCTGTTCCCGCCCACTGCTGTATGCCGGCTAAGGCGCTGTCCATTACCGGCCTGTACATTATCCGCGCCCCTCCGCGGTCATCGCTCAGTCTCTGATTGCTCAACAACCGTATTTATTGCATCGCATTCCATATTTTTCAGGGACGGCGCCTGTACGGCTGCGCCTTGTCCCCGGAGGGCTCTATGATTACTTCAACCCTGTTTCGTCACGGTGTCGCGGATGCCGGTGCCAAAAAGCAAATCAGTCACCGGTTGCAGCGACTCGCCGAGGTGGCACCCCAGGTCACCCGCGTTAATATAGTCCTGGACCAGGTGCCCTGTGGCGGGCGGCCGAAGCACCTTTATCAGTGTCATATATCCATGCGAGCCGCCGGGCGCAAACAGAGCGATGTTTACGTCAGCAATGGCTCTATCGGCCTTGCCGTCGCGGATGCCTTTGATCAGCTTGGCAGTTTGATCAGGCACGCCGAGTGCAGGGCCTAGAACGAATTTTTTATCGCGCAGGAGGACCATTCACAATGACGCGTACTCTCAGGTATATGCTGATTCTGGTGCTGAGCACCCTGTCTGGCTGGAGCCTGGCAGGCTTGCCGATGACCGATGGGTCTGGACGCGAGTTGCCGTCTCTGGCACCGATGCTGGAGCAGGTGAACCCGGCGGTGGTCAATATCGCCACCTACACCAGCAAGGCGCAGCAGCAGAACCCGCTGCTGCAGGATCCTTTCTTCCGGCGTTTTTTCAACCTTCCCGAAGAGCAGGCCCGGCCACGACCAAGGCGCCGCCAGACCAGTGCCGGTTCCGGCGTTATCGTTGATGCCGGCAAGGGCTCGATTATCACCAATTTCCATGTCATCAAGGGCGCGGACGAGATTCAGGTGTCACTGGTGGATGGGCGCACCTTCCAGGCGGAGCTGGTGGGGGGCGATCCGGAGGTGGATATCGCGGTGCTGAAAATCGACGCCGATGATCTGACTGCTGTATCCCTGTCGGACTCCGACAGCCTGCGCGTGGGTGATTTTGTTGTGGCCATCGGCAACCCCTTCGGTCTGGGCCAGACGATTACCACCGGCGTGGTCAGCGCCCTGGGGCGCACTGGCCTGGGCATTGAAGGTTACGAGGACTTTATCCAGACCGATGCCTCGATCAACCCGGGCAACTCAGGCGGGGCCCTGGTGAACCTGCGGGGCGAGCTGGTGGGTATCAACACCGCGATCATTGCCCCGGGTGGCGGCAATGTGGGGATCGGCTTTGCGATTCCGGTCAATATGGCCCAGGCCAGTGCCGCGCAGATTCTGGAGCATGGTGAGGTCAAGCGGGGCCAGATCGGTGTCGCCATTCAGGATATGACGCCGGCGCTGCAACAGGCATTCAAACTGCCCAATGGCCAGAAAGGTGTGCTGGTGACCGATGTCAAAAAAGGCTCCGAAGCGGACAAGGCGGGGCTCGAGGCTGGTGACCTGATCATGGACGTTAATGGCCAGGCGACACCGACGACCGGTCAGCTGCGCAACAGCATCGCCTTCAGCGATATCGGCGAAACCCTGACGCTCAGGGTGCTGCGTGACGGCAAAACCCTGATGCTGGAGGTCGATGTCGGTGAGTCGGCGGACTGGGCCAGCGGCGTTGAGCACCCGCTGCTGCAGAACGTGACGTTGCAGCCGAACCCGCAGGGCTCTGGCGTCCAGATCAAGGCGCTGGCGCCGGACTCCATGGCGGCCGCCAATGGACTGCGGGCCAGTGATGTACTGTT
Proteins encoded:
- a CDS encoding lipocalin-like domain-containing protein encodes the protein MTRQRAVGAYCLGCMLLAGCEPPPTDALSGLLSAPVAPTAVFAQARPGTGITLPQDLGSHPAYRLEWWYLTANLHSAAGDAFGVQWTLFRASTRGRNKEFEGEPRPVGWYSDELWLAHAALSQPGQHRFVSRLARGGSGQAGATAQPFAAWIDDWQLAAAARDAQSHEGGQGWTLQAHGDDFAYRLHLLPSLAPVLHGDNGFSAKSVQGGGSMYFSYPGLAVSGDLTVDGVTHEVSGQGWFDREWSSQLLQPDQQGWDWLALHLDDGQRLMLFRVRGETPFYAASLIQADGSAQALAADEFVLAPLGYRDSQRGPVPVRWRVELPGRGIELEVSSWPGDYWNPGRLSYWEGPVQVNGSHQGEGYLEMTGYGD
- a CDS encoding lipocalin family protein, with protein sequence MSYWEGPVQVNGSHQGEGYLEMTGYGD
- a CDS encoding ABC transporter transmembrane domain-containing protein; this translates as MALFLQLGWFFREHWRTYGLALLMLAGVAVLNMSVPWLIGRAIDALLQAPADTGPVTPTSHYLLALTGLGLAVYLLRMGWRLILFGTSYRLGNLLRARFYQRLTRQGQAFYNAHNTGDLMARATNDIDAIELAAGEGVLSGFDGLLTLVLVLLMMFVVIDWRLALVALIPFPFMALAFYRISSAVHHHFQQALEQFSRLNDRTQEALAGIRLVKAMGRETVEARAFCDIAEEAAASNFRVARSEALFEPVIFLCMAAALALSVGFGAWLIVQQALSVGALASFIMYLGQLIWPMFAFGWLLNIVERGSAAFKRVDSLLRQPDSVVARGTHLPSGAAIRLQQLSFSYPDSPQLALRQIDLNLAEGQVLGIVGPTGAGKSTLIQLLMRYWDAQQGTLELGGVEIARLELAAVRGAFAYVPQDAFLFSISIRDNIALARPDASQAEIEDAARIASIHEDIMGFAQGYETPVGERGVTLSGGQRQRLAIARALLTRAPVLVLDDALSAVDVHTERRILGHLRRNVGGQSCILISHRLSAVRHADEILVLSHGGVLERGNHAALLAEDGWYSRMHAYQQLEASLDARDQEAQG
- a CDS encoding ABC transporter ATP-binding protein, giving the protein MSAAGDDELQAVPDKRGAFRLLSEYVVRDKPLLIKALLLLLLATAADVAGPLLLKVFIDDHLLQNDFELRGLLLLLLGYLLTQVAAAWLRYQQTLRFCDMALAAVLDIRERVFAHVLRLPMAFYDRAMTGQLVSRITNDTEAIKDLYVQFLSVVLTNVILLAGIIIAMGLLNVQLMLIALCLVPAVVGVIYVYQRLSGAAVGHTRQLRSEINASISESIAGMGVIQAGNQQQRFAAQFEGLNGQYYDARMRTVRAGALLLRPAIDLLSVLVLVAVVWGFGLQLVSGVAEVGVLYAFLNYLSRFTEPLAEITQRFNLYQQAMVAGSRVHQLIQEGEQRYQAGDARISAGAISVRNLEFHYQAGKPVLRRLSLEVPAGGFVAVVGHTGSGKSTLLNLLLNFYTPSGGEIRLDDQPIARLSQDALRGGIGLIPQEPFVLAASIRDNIDMGRNLDQAAIEDAARQAHLHSLIEAMPEGYQTLLGERGTRLSTGQRQQLIIARALAASPRILLLDEATANVDSETEQVVQQALNALHGKVTLVVVAHRLSTIRHADRILVLSHGEVAEAGTHAQLLAKPDGLYGSMYRLQRQARRVAEAEDGG
- a CDS encoding DUF2254 domain-containing protein, whose product is MHDRLRFILNRISERLWVKPLLICMLSILLVFVAKLADYTDLTGLVPDISPTSIDTLLSIIASSMLVIATFAVASMVSAYASASNTATPRTFSLVISDDESQNALSAFIGAFIFSIVALVALQNGYYGRAGYFALFVLTLLVFAIVVVTFVRWVDSIARLGRLGSTVRKAEQAAARALARRHCAPTLRGIALAPLAPDAQPVYSDSIGYVQIVDLAALQALAAASQLRISLCCLPGSFVGPGRALAQVSQDPAAQTGCTTENDAKPWSTSEIACAFRVQPDRTFDEDPRFGLIVLAEIAGRALSPAVNDPGTAIDVIGSLVRLFALWARPVSDEERGATLYDRVAVPELGLRDLFDDAFTPIARDGAANLEVALRLQKAFASLAASGHTEMQQLSLEHAQLALARAEQALAFPPDRAALHQVTAHLTRSSSVRQA
- a CDS encoding cytochrome c; this translates as MKLCLNVALLTTAGIAAGLWILSAPQAAISANALVSVPGNPERGAAVFHVGGCASCHKPADYEQTDDDGIPPLGGGQRFSTDFGTFVAPNISPDTATGIGSWSDADFANALLKGISPEGEHYYPAFPYSSYSRMTLQDIADLKAFMDTLPAVNRANEPHELGFPFSVRRGLGLWKQLYLRTDPVIALDDTDTSLLRGRYLVEGPGHCGECHSPRNALGATDYSRWLGGAANPDGDGSIPNISPHASGLADWSENDIAEYLSSGFTPEYDVVGSSMAEVVENTARLSGSDRSAIAAYLKAIPAVAAKPDD
- a CDS encoding c-type cytochrome, with translation MIKLKGIVAAVATVSALGSSAVFAQDVEKVIEARQSFMQLYSFNLGLVGEMAKGNTEYDPEIAASAAQNLLALAKMNNSQMWPEGSSKADAGLDEMTRALPEMWSTFPKVLEKQDALTSALENFATVAGKDLDSLRGGMKAVGDGCKGCHTDFRAKKEEG
- a CDS encoding Do family serine endopeptidase, coding for MTRTLRYMLILVLSTLSGWSLAGLPMTDGSGRELPSLAPMLEQVNPAVVNIATYTSKAQQQNPLLQDPFFRRFFNLPEEQARPRPRRRQTSAGSGVIVDAGKGSIITNFHVIKGADEIQVSLVDGRTFQAELVGGDPEVDIAVLKIDADDLTAVSLSDSDSLRVGDFVVAIGNPFGLGQTITTGVVSALGRTGLGIEGYEDFIQTDASINPGNSGGALVNLRGELVGINTAIIAPGGGNVGIGFAIPVNMAQASAAQILEHGEVKRGQIGVAIQDMTPALQQAFKLPNGQKGVLVTDVKKGSEADKAGLEAGDLIMDVNGQATPTTGQLRNSIAFSDIGETLTLRVLRDGKTLMLEVDVGESADWASGVEHPLLQNVTLQPNPQGSGVQIKALAPDSMAAANGLRASDVLLSVNRIKVSSTQDIARALQKSQGPVLLQVQRGGGVFFLVIH